A genomic stretch from Camarhynchus parvulus chromosome 11, STF_HiC, whole genome shotgun sequence includes:
- the LOC115907832 gene encoding LOW QUALITY PROTEIN: cytochrome c oxidase subunit 4 isoform 1, mitochondrial (The sequence of the model RefSeq protein was modified relative to this genomic sequence to represent the inferred CDS: deleted 1 base in 1 codon): protein MLASRVFSLVGRRSISTSLCLRAHGHGVVKAEDYTLPVYVDRRDVPLPEVAFVRDLSAQQRALKEKEKASWSALSAEEKVELYRIKFNETYAEMKKGTNEWKTILGGVLFFLGLTGIILIWQKNFMYGPVPHTFSDEWVSAQTKRMLDMRVNPVQGITAQWDFDNNEWKK from the exons atGTTGGCTTCCAGAGTGTTCAGCCTGGTCGGGAGGAGATCCATCTccacctccctgtgcctcaggGCCCATGGACACG gcGTGGTCAAGGCAGAGGATTACACCCTC CCTGTGTACGTGGACCGCCGGGACGTGCCCCTGCCCGAGGTGGCCTTTGTGCGGGACCTGTCGGCGCAGCAGCGCGCGctcaaggagaaggagaaggcaTCCTGGAGCGCGCTGTCTGCCGAGGAGAAGGTGGAAT tgtatCGGATAAAATTCAACGAGACCTACGCAGAGATGAAGAAAGGGACAAATGAGTGGAAAACCATCCTGGGGGGAGTTCTGTTCTTCCTTGGTCTCACTGGAATCATCCTCATCTGGCAGAAGAACTTCA TGTACGGCCCTGTCCCTCACACCTTCTCTGACGAGTGGGTGTCAGCTCAGACCAAGAGGATGTTGGACATGAGGGTTAACCCCGTGCAGGGCATCACAGCCCAGTGGGATTTTGACAACAATGaatggaagaaataa